One stretch of Nicotiana tabacum cultivar K326 chromosome 18, ASM71507v2, whole genome shotgun sequence DNA includes these proteins:
- the LOC107776856 gene encoding heptahelical transmembrane protein 2: protein MKRRGGKKISKLSNGERVDSGDRINNVTKNGQKLDRRKLVKYEALPEYLQDNEFIRDYYRCEWPLKDIALSVFSWHNETLNIWTHLGGFVIFVTLTAMSLTEKTTVESLFSGIFRPAGDGQLITMKKNGSSDSFPDSYAKHISESILDVSGDGYEVAIWPWFVFLGGAMSCLICSTLSHLFACHSLRFSLFFWRLDYAGISIMIVCSFFCPIYYIFCSQPYWCLFYLTTITIFGILAIITLLSPALFSGRFRSFRATLFLAMGFSGLIPATHALFLHFNHPQVLVALGYEIVMGLLYATGAVFYMTRFPERCKPGAFDLVGHSHQIFHVFVVAAALAHCVASLLIMDWRRGWPTYNAGMQ from the exons ATGAAACGGAGAGGAGGAAAGAAGATCTCGAAACTCAGCAATGGCGAACGAGTTGACTCAGGAGATCGAATCAATAACGTAACAAAAAATGGTCAAAAATTGGATCGAAGAAAATTGGTGAAATACGAGGCATTACCTGAATATCTTCAAGATAATGAATTTATCAGAGATTATTATCGTTGCGAATGGCCTCTTAAGGATATTGCTCTCAGCGTCTTCTCTTGGCACAATGAAACTCTCAATATTTGGAc GCATTTGGGAGGTTTTGTGATATTTGTAACGTTAACGGCGATGAGCTTAACGGAGAAGACGACGGTGGAAAGTTTGTTTTCCGGCATTTTCAG ACCGGCGGGTGACGGACAGTTGATAACAATGAAGAAAAATGGATCCTCTGATTCTTTTCCG GATTCTTATGCCAAGCATATCTCAGAATCAATTTTAGACGTAAGTGGAGATGGTTATGAAGTTGCCATATGGCCTTGGTTTGTTTTCTTAGGAGGGGCAATGAGTTGTTTAATCTGCAGCACTCTCTCCCACCTATTTGCTTGTCACTCACTTAGATTTAGCCTCTTCTTCTGGCGTCTAGATTATGCTGGCATTTCTATTATGATAGTCTGCTCTTTCTTTTGCCCCATTTACTATATATTCTGCTCTCAACCATATTGGTGTCTCTTTTACCTAACTACCATTACTATATTTGGCATACTTGCCATTATCACCCTTCTTTCCCCGGCTCTTTTCTCCGGTCGTTTCAGATCATTTAGGGCTACTCTCTTTCTTGCTATGGGTTTCTCAGGATTGATTCCAGCTACACATGCCCTTTTCCTCCATTTTAATCATCCACAAGTACTTGTAGCTCTAGGATATGAGATAGTCATGGGACTTTTATATGCTACTGGAGCAGTATTTTACATGACGAGGTTTCCAGAAAGATGCAAACCTGGTGCATTTGACCTAGTAGGACACAGCCATCAAATCTTCCATGTGTTCGTCGTTGCAGCAGCTTTAGCACATTGTGTAGCTTCCCTTCTTATTATGGATTGGCGTCGAGGATGGCCAACCTACAATGCAGGTATGCAGTGA
- the LOC107815153 gene encoding serine carboxypeptidase II-2-like: MSNLKWGFLVFALFFITEVHLGSCFVDSNVVQKQLDKVSKLPGQGFNVNFENYAGYVTVNEESERALFYWFFEAVDDPSSKPLVLWLNGGPGCSSIAYGLAEELGPFHIEKDGKTLYWNPYSWNLAANLLFLDSPVGVGYSYSNTSSDHLNNGDARTAADSLAFLLKWLERFPEYKGRDFYITGESYAGHYVPQLSQAIVRYNKGVKKQVINLKGFMVGNALTDDYHDHLGLFQFMWSAGMISDQTFKQANALCDYQSFIRPSEQCDKILDQANEEVGNIDFYSIFTQTCTAKFSILNHLLKRSNRVGHLRRSYDPCTEQHSVIYFNLPEVQEALHVHKRNSSFKWVACSDEVSSGWKDSPKTVLDVYRELIQSGLRIWVFSGDTDAVIPVTSTRYSIDALKLPTVAPWRAWYDDGQVGGWTQEYKGLTFVTVRGAGHEVALHRPKQALTLVKSFLAGSSMPSLELISDS; the protein is encoded by the exons ATGTCAAATCTCAAGTGGGGTTTTCTTGTTTTTGCTCTATTTTTCATTACTGAGGTTCATTTGGGTAGTTGTTTTGTAGACTCAAATGTAGTACAAAAGCAATTAGATAAAGTTAGTAAGCTTCCTGGTCAAGGGTTTAATGTGAATTTTGAAAATTATGCTGGTTATGTTACTGTAAATGAAGAATCAGAAAGAGCTCTCTTTTATTGGTTCTTTGAAGCTGTTGATGATCCTTCTTCAAAACCTCTTGTTCTTTGGCTGAATGGAG GACCTGGATGTTCGTCAATTGCCTATGGGTTAGCTGAGGAACTTGGGCCATTTCATATTGAGAAAGATGGGAAGACCCTTTATTGGAATCCTTACTCTTGGAACTTAG CTGCAAACCTGTTATTTCTTGACTCTCCTGTTGGAGTTGGTTATTCCTATTCAAACACTTCATCGGATCATCTTAACAATGGTGACGCTCGGACAG CTGCGGATTCCCTTGCATTTTTACTGAAGTGGCTTGAACGATTTCCAGAATACAAAGGAAGAGACTTTTATATTACAGGAGAGAGCTATGCTG GGCATTATGTTCCTCAGCTAAGTCAAGCTATTGTGAGGTACAATAAGGGTGTAAAGAAGCAAGTAATCAACTTAAAAGGTTTCATG GTTGGAAATGCTTTGACCGATGACTATCATGACCACTTAGGACTATTTCAGTTCATGTGGTCAGCTGGAATGATTTCCGACCAAACATTCAAGCAGGCGAATGCTTTGTGCGACTACCAATCATTTATAAGACCCTCAGAGCAGTGTGATAAGATTCTGGATCAGGCTAATGAAGAAGTTGGAAATATTGATTTCTACAGCATCTTCACTCAAACATGCACAGCCAAGTTTAGTATACTTAACCACTTGCTCAAAAGGAGCAAT AGGGTGGGCCATCTCAGAAGAAGCTATGATCCATGTACAGAGCAGCACTCCGTGATTTACTTCAATCTTCCTGAAGTTCAGGAGGCTCTTCATGTTCATAAGAGAAACTCATCATTCAAATGGGTCGCTTGCAG TGACGAAGTATCCAGTGGTTGGAAGGATTCTCCCAAGACAGTGCTGGACGTCTATCGTGAACTGATACAATCAGGCCTTCGTATTTGGGTTTTCAG tGGTGACACAGATGCTGTGATCCCAGTTACATCAACCCGTTACAGCATTGATGCTCTAAAACTGCCAACAGTTGCTCCCTGGCGCGCATGGTATGATGATGGACAG GTCGGAGGATGGACACAAGAATACAAAGGGCTGACATTTGTTACTGTAAGAGGTGCTGGCCATGAAGTTGCTCTGCATAGACCGAAACAAGCTCTCACTCTCGTCAAGTCATTCTTAGCAGGATCATCAATGCCTAGCTTGGAACTAATTAGTGACTCTTAG